The following coding sequences lie in one Gorilla gorilla gorilla isolate KB3781 chromosome 5, NHGRI_mGorGor1-v2.1_pri, whole genome shotgun sequence genomic window:
- the LOC101134822 gene encoding protein MEMO1-like: protein MSNRVVRWEASHSGNWYAASGPQLNAQLEGWLSQVKSTKRPARAIIAPHKDEFTIIPVLVGALSESKEQEFRKLFSKYLADPSNFFVVSSDFCHWGQRFHYSYYDESQGETYRSIEHLDKMGMSIIEQLDPVSFSNYLRKHHNTICGRHPFRVLNAITELQKNGRI, encoded by the exons ATGTCCAACCGAGTGGTCCGCTGGGAAGCCAGCCACTCTGGGAACTGGTACGCAGCCTCAGGACCACAGCTGAATGCACAGCTAGAAGGTTGGCTTTCACAAGTAAAGTCTACAAAAAGACCTGCTAGAGCCATTATTGCACC CCATAAGGATGAGTTTACCATTATTCCTGTACTGGTTGGAGCTCTGAGTGAGTCAAAAGAACAGGAATTCAGAAAACTCTTCAGTAAATATCTAGCAGATCCTAGTAATTTCTTTGTGGTTTCTTCTGATTTTTGCCATTGGGGTCAAAGATTCCATTACAGTTACTATGATGAATCCCAGGGGGAGACTTACAGATCCATTGAACATCTAGATAAAATGGGTATGAGTATTATAGAACAATTAGACCCTGTATCTTTTAGCAATTACTTGAGGAAACACCATAATACTATATGTGGAAGACATCCCTTTAGGGTGTTAAATGCTATCACAGAGCTCCAGAAGAATGGAAGAATATGA